The following coding sequences lie in one Opisthocomus hoazin isolate bOpiHoa1 chromosome 7, bOpiHoa1.hap1, whole genome shotgun sequence genomic window:
- the EMC7 gene encoding endoplasmic reticulum membrane protein complex subunit 7, with protein MAARSGACCLALLWLLASPLPDGAWGSEAVGTAESAGGAGPGERFKIEGRAVVPGVKPQDWIAGARVLVDGEEHVGFLKTDGSFVVHDVPSGSYVVEVISPAHKFEPVRVDITSKGKMRARYVNYIKTSEVVRLPYPLQMKSSGPPSYFIKRESWGWTDFLMNPMVMMMVLPLLIFVLLPKVVNTSDPDMRREMEQSMNMLNSNHELPDVSEFMTRLFSSKSSSKSASSSSKAGKSSSGKRR; from the exons atggcggcgcggagcggggcctgctgcctggctctgctctggcTTCTGGCGTCGCCGCTGCCCGACGGCGCCTGGGGCTCGGAGGCGGTCGGGACAGCGGAgtcggcgggcggcgcgggcccCGGGGAGCGGTTTAAGATCGAGGGCCGGGCCGTGGTGCCCGGGGTGAAGCCGCAGGACTGGATCGCGGGGGCCCGGGTGCTGGTGGACGGGGAGGAGCACGTCGGCTTCTTGAA GACAGATGGAAGTTTTGTGGTTCATGATGTTCCTTCAGGATCTTATGTAGTGGAAGTTATATCACCTGCTCATAAATTTGAGCCCGTGCGAGTTGACATAACTTCAAAAGGCAAAATGAG AGCAAGATACGTGAATTACATCAAAACCTCTGAAGTTGTCAGGCTGCCATACCCACTCCAGATGAAATCTTCTGGACCTCCTTCATACTTCATAAAGAGAGAATCTTGGGGATGGACAGATTTCCTCATGAACCCTATG GTGATGATGATGGTTCTTCCATTACTGATATTTGTGCTTTTGCCTAAAGTTGTCAACACCAGTGATCCTGATATGAGACGG GAAATGGAGCAGTCAATGAACATGCTGAATTCCAACCATGAGCTGCCGGATGTCTCTGAGTTCATGACAAGACTCTTCTCTTCAAAATCTTCCAGCAAGTCTGCTAGCAGCAGCAGTAAAGCAGGGAAAAGTAGTTCTGGAAAAAGGAGGTAG
- the KATNBL1 gene encoding KATNB1-like protein 1 isoform X1 produces the protein MASEAHNARKQKVLHIEGCPIDLPRKRISSSTKKIMKEGKKSPKQLASYTNRVVYCKRKVHCYTPKPCYRKKQFPKSRGCDMANKENELACAGNLPAKLHESRMHLLNSSDSGSSQTEGPSSKYSGFFSEVSQDHETMAQVLFSRNLRLNVALTFWRRRSISELVAYLVRIQDLGVVVDCLPVLTNSLQEEKPYISVGCCVDLLPLVKSLLKSKYEEYVIVGLNWLQAVIKRWWSELSAHTEKAEDGNIHILKQQLSGLWEQENHLTLVPGYTGNIAKHHIKEDELYRHEDGTAEPVKEPTKAISIKSF, from the exons ATGGCATCTGAAGCCCACAATGCTAGAAAACAGAAAGTACTGCATATTGAAGGTTGTCCTATTGATCTCCCCAGAAAAAGAATCTCTTCTTCCACTAAAAAGATCATGAAGGAG GGTAAGAAATCTCCAAAACAGCTGGCTTCATACACAAACAG AGTAGTATATTGTAAAAGAAAAGTTCACTGTTATACTCCAAAGCCTTGTTACAGAAAGAAACAGTTCCCTAAATCTAGGGGCTGTGACAtggcaaataaagaaaatgaactgGCTTGTGCAGGGAATCTGCCAGCAAAACTGCACGAGAGTCGTATGCACTTGCTGAATTCTAGTGACTCTGGCTCATCTCAGACAGAAGGCCCCTCATCCAAATATAGTGGATTTTTTTCAGAG GTTTCTCAGGACCATGAAACTATGGCTCAAGTTCTTTTCAGCAGGAATCTGAGGCTGAACGTAGCTTTAACCTTTTGGAGAAGGCGAAGTATAAGTGAACTGGTAGCCTACTTAGTGAG GATACAGGATCTTGGAGTAGTAGTAGACTGCCTTCCTGTGCTTACAAACAG TTTACAGGAAGAAAAACCATATATTTCAGTTGGCTGCTGTGTAGATCTTTTGCCTTTAGTGAAATCACTGCTTAAAAGCAAATATGAAGA ATACGTGATAGTTGGTTTAAACTGGCTTCAGGCTGTCATTAAACGATGGTGGTCAGAACTATCTGCACatacagaaaaggcagaggatgG aaatattcatattttaaaacaacagtTAAGTGGATTATGGGAACAGGAGAATCATCTTACTCTGGTTCCAGGATATACTGGTAATATAGCTAAG CATCACATAAAAGAAGATGAATTATACCGTCATGAAGACGGGACAGCAGAACCAGTTAAGGAACCAACAAAAGCAATCAGCATTAAGAGCTTTTAA
- the KATNBL1 gene encoding KATNB1-like protein 1 isoform X2, which yields MASEAHNARKQKVLHIEGCPIDLPRKRISSSTKKIMKEGKKSPKQLASYTNRVVYCKRKVHCYTPKPCYRKKQFPKSRGCDMANKENELACAGNLPAKLHESRMHLLNSSDSGSSQTEGPSSKYSGFFSEVSQDHETMAQVLFSRNLRLNVALTFWRRRSISELVAYLVRIQDLGVVVDCLPVLTNSLQEEKPYISVGCCVDLLPLVKSLLKSKYEEYVIVGLNWLQAVIKRWWSELSAHTEKAEDGNIHILKQQLSGLWEQENHLTLVPGYTGNIAKDVNAYLLQLH from the exons ATGGCATCTGAAGCCCACAATGCTAGAAAACAGAAAGTACTGCATATTGAAGGTTGTCCTATTGATCTCCCCAGAAAAAGAATCTCTTCTTCCACTAAAAAGATCATGAAGGAG GGTAAGAAATCTCCAAAACAGCTGGCTTCATACACAAACAG AGTAGTATATTGTAAAAGAAAAGTTCACTGTTATACTCCAAAGCCTTGTTACAGAAAGAAACAGTTCCCTAAATCTAGGGGCTGTGACAtggcaaataaagaaaatgaactgGCTTGTGCAGGGAATCTGCCAGCAAAACTGCACGAGAGTCGTATGCACTTGCTGAATTCTAGTGACTCTGGCTCATCTCAGACAGAAGGCCCCTCATCCAAATATAGTGGATTTTTTTCAGAG GTTTCTCAGGACCATGAAACTATGGCTCAAGTTCTTTTCAGCAGGAATCTGAGGCTGAACGTAGCTTTAACCTTTTGGAGAAGGCGAAGTATAAGTGAACTGGTAGCCTACTTAGTGAG GATACAGGATCTTGGAGTAGTAGTAGACTGCCTTCCTGTGCTTACAAACAG TTTACAGGAAGAAAAACCATATATTTCAGTTGGCTGCTGTGTAGATCTTTTGCCTTTAGTGAAATCACTGCTTAAAAGCAAATATGAAGA ATACGTGATAGTTGGTTTAAACTGGCTTCAGGCTGTCATTAAACGATGGTGGTCAGAACTATCTGCACatacagaaaaggcagaggatgG aaatattcatattttaaaacaacagtTAAGTGGATTATGGGAACAGGAGAATCATCTTACTCTGGTTCCAGGATATACTGGTAATATAGCTAAG GATGTAAATGCTTATTTATTACAGCTACACTGA